A single region of the Lycium barbarum isolate Lr01 chromosome 2, ASM1917538v2, whole genome shotgun sequence genome encodes:
- the LOC132625871 gene encoding probable peroxygenase 5 — protein MASSSNSTDEEWGIEKKEPTPLEKHVMFFDINKDGLIYPWETYKGFRKIGSGVLLSTVASIFINIGLSGKTRPGKWPSPLFPIEVKNIKFAKHSSDSDVYDTEGRFCPEKFEELFKKHGRTNEDALTGTELDELLKANKQPKDFAGHIAAKSEWKILYHLCKDEHGLLPKETVRSVYDGSLFEQMAKAKQSKKHKGKSSS, from the exons ATGGCTTCTTCCTCCAATAGTACTGATGAAGAGTGGG gAATTGAGAAGAAAGAACCAACCCCTTTGGAAAAGCATGTTATGTTCTTTGATATTAACAAAGATGGTCTCATTTACCCATGGGAAACTTATAAAG GTTTCCGGAAAATTGGAAGTGGCGTTCTCCTCTCAACCGTTGCTTCAATTTTCATAAATATTGGTCTTAGTGGCAAAACTCGACCT GGGAAGTGGCCTTCTCCACTATTTCCAATTGAGGTGAAGAACATCAAATTTGCTAAGCATAGCAGTGATAGTGATGTCTACGATACTGAAGGAAG GTTCTGTCCCGAAAAATTTGAGGAGTTATTCAAGAAGCATGGACGAACAAATGAAGATGCCTTAACAGGCACTGAATTAGATGAACTGCTCAAGGCAAACAAGCAACCCAAGGACTTTGCCGGACA TATTGCAGCTAAATCAGAGTGGAAAATACTGTATCACCTTTGCAAAGATGAGCATGGCTTGCTGCCCAAAGAGACAGTCAGGAGTGTTTATGATGGTAGCCTTTTTGAACAAATGGCCAAGGCAAAGCAATCCAAGAAACACAA GGGTAAATCAAGTTCCTAA
- the LOC132625869 gene encoding ubiquitin-conjugating enzyme E2 variant 1A-like: protein MLPEMSTERSSRVVIPRNFKLLEELERGERGIGDGTVNYRMDDADDVYMQSWTGTIIGPANAMKRIGWNKEAWF, encoded by the exons ATGCTGCCAGAAATGAGCACAGAAAGATCATCCAGGGTTGTGA TCCCGAGGAATTTCAAATTATTGGAAGAGCTTGAAAGAGGAGAAAGAGGAATTGGGGATGGAACTGTCAACTACAGAATGGATGACGCAGATGATGTGTACATGCAATCATGGACAGGAACTATAATTGGTCCTGCCAAC GCAATGAAAAGAATCGGGTGGAACAAAGAGGCTTGGTTCTGA